In the Chaetodon trifascialis isolate fChaTrf1 chromosome 12, fChaTrf1.hap1, whole genome shotgun sequence genome, CTGGGTCCCAGAGTCCAGTTGTATCCTTGAAGCTGGTAGGCGATCTGAAAGGGCAGGGCAGTGCCGAGGGCCAAGTCAGTGAACGTGAGATTAATCATGAAGATGATGGAGGCCGTCTTGGGAGAGGTACGGAAGAGGAGGATCCACATGGAAAGGCCATTTCCTACCAGGTTAACGACAGTGACGATCATGTAGATGACAGAGATGGCaatgctggtgtttgtgttcttAAACAGGTGCAGGGTGGCGTTGTCTAGCTTGAGGCCGCTGGAATTCCCCGTCATGATCTGAGGAGAATGGCCTCTCATCACCTGAGTGCCAGGGTTCGACAAAGAGGTAGAGTGTTCATTTTTCTTACAAAAGTACTggtggaaataaagaaatgtcaCACGGATCCTAGTTCATGCATGTtgttttgtgatattttaattaaaatgtataaaagGTAAAGAATTAACAACATACACTACAAGAGAAAAGTGCACTAGACCTTGTCTAAAGTCACGCAGAGCACTGAGTGCAATCTGTCACCTTCTGTAAATTCGATTGATCTCAAGGTGTGAACAGATACTGTTACATTCTAACCAGGATTCCATAACACTATGTTGTTGTTTGCGTGCGAGTAGTACATGTGACAGGTGGAGTTTCACACAGGAAAAGGACATGCTTGATTTGCGGTGAGGTGTGCCAACTGTCACTCGGTGGAGCTCTACAATCTATAatcaacacatgcacaaatgtttGGGGAGCAGACTCAAAACTGCCAAAGATCATGTTATGAAAGGTTGAAACTTGGAGGTGAGGCAAaagctgcattttgtgtttgtgccatgAGAGTAAACATCAACAAAGGTGGGGAATACAAACACTTTCACTCACATGTGGTGCACATGGTGGTGGTCGGTGGGAAGTTACCACAAACTAGACATACATCACTGAGCCATTGTAATGTTCACTCGAGATTATGCAAATGAAAGTACACCATTACTACAAATATGATCATGATGGTAAAACACGTTTTTGGAACACGAGAACAACATATTgtaaaaaagctaaaaagagcgttgttctgtgttttgttttttaaataaaaattataAGTTGTTAtaagttatttttatttattttcccttcTTGCTCCGTggatcgtttttttttttttttttgtatcactGTAATGGAACCAGGCACTTCTTTAAGTTATGCATATTTATGCTATGATTTTTTTACATTCATATGAGTGCGcagttctgtttgtgtgtgccatATGCTACTGTACATACACTGAACTAATGATGCACCTCAGATGTAAGCCAGATGTTTAGTTctatttgctgctgttttatatATTAATTTTGTCCATatatgtgtatacacacacatatatacacacacatatatatacatatacatatatacacatacacacacacacacacacacacacacacacacacacacacacacacacacacacacatacacacgcacacacacatatatacacacatacataaatatacgtatatacacatacatacatacatacacacacacatatatacacatatatgtatatgtatatatgtgtgtgtatatatacatatacacacacacacacacacacacacacacatatatatatatgtacatacatatattaaCCCACTGAGCAAATttactgcagaaacacacaaaaatacaagagataaaagaaaaaaagagtatagtataaaaatatgaaaatacacTGATCATAAGGTTAGTGCCTCTCCTGATAAATCTCAGTAAAAGTCAGCTGAACACTCACCTATATGAACACAGAGGCAGGCGAGACGGGAGGCAGGCTAGAATATGAGTGTCAGTTGCAGATGGAGGGACAGATATTGTGAACTTGTTACAGTGctacagagagaggaaatggatcATGTGACTAACTTATTCTTACCAACCACAGCAACAACCACCCGTTAGATGCAATCTTGGAAATGAGTCTTAGACAGCACACtgcatggaaaacacacacacacattactcatTATGATTACCTGCCTTACTTCTCACCACGTGGTCCATGAACTTTTCTTGACAGTCTTGAAATTCTACTTTTACACGTGGACTGGTCACCATAACTGGCTTATAGGAACTACAGTTAAAATTACATGTCCTTCCTATTCAAAGTCTTGACAGTTGGAGGAAGTTACTTTCACTTTTACACATTATAAGTTGggtcactgctgtcactgaaatGGGAAATAACCAGAGAGTGAGTATAAAGCAATACCTGTGACATATGCAAATGCAGAACAAAGAAATCCATATATATGTGCTAAGATAGAATTGGAATTATGAAACGTTTCTTAGGGCACCATAAGAGGGTTTGAGGTATCAGGAAGTTTCCACTACCCTTTACAACTCACGCAtatacgcaaacacacacaggtgctgcatcaaagtgtttttaagtGAAGTGAGAGCACCAGATTTTAACTCCGCGCTCACAAAATTCACGGGATGTGATCTTGTGCTGCTGGCTTCCTGTTGATTATGACAGTTCTGCTTTATCTGGGTGACAATGTGAAACTGCCAGTGAGATTATTCTGATTATTGCAACAGAGAACACTGGATAAAAGAAAATCATCACCcacaacaagagaaaaacatcGATTACAACATACTACCTGGCTTCAGCTATCACTGTGATCTCAACTAACATTCAGAGAGAAACAAGGGCTGGGTTTCATCTTAGTTTTGGATCCTCTACGTTCAGTATCACTAGCGAAACACCGAAGCATTTCTATATCCACTAACGCATGCTACTGCTGTGTATTCATACATACACAGCTAACTGTAATTGACTCATATCTGTCATTTGTAACGTGTGCTATGGGTAGTGCTGCAAACAAATGCTGCCTCACCCAAACTGTCAGAAAGCTATCAAAATGACTGGAACACAGTTTAATCTCTTGTAATGGCTGGGGAGGTTTattttcttaaagaaaaaaagatacaaGAGGTATGCCAGACAAATGTTAAGTCATGTGCAAAAGTAACATAAGGCTTGGTAAACAGACTATATTACTTTATCAAGATTTGTGgcttttccattttatttagtTGAGAGATTCAATAGAAAACCATGCACACGGCATAGAAAATGCATTTATCTGTGTCATACTTTGCAACTTTACATTGTATTTCTAGGAAATGCTTTATAGAAATGTAGAGAATGTGTTCTTCTCGGCTCATGGGTGACGGCGTACAAAGCTTTGctcacaaaaacaataatgtcTCAGCTTTATGACACTTAAGAACAAGACCGACCACATGTAAAAAGACACATACAAATTTGGGGAAAAGCGGTGAAACATGTTGATATTGCCCTCTTTATCAATAATAACTCTTATCCCTTCTCATTCTCTCACCTTtatacacaaaaatacacacaggatTTTTTCTGTTACATTTTCTACATCCATCGTTTGTTCAGCTCACAAGCCTGATCCTTAAAAACCTGGgactctgtgtaaaacatagCATCCTTTTTGATGtgtactcaactgaaaacagcacaaagagaatatatttaatgtttgacctcatcagcttcattgattttgatgaaattaatatcctgaatttgatgcagcaacatgtttccaacaagttgggacaggatcaactgaagactgggaaagttgtggaatgctccaaaaacacctgtttggaacattccacaggtaaacaggttgattgataacaggtgatagtatcatgattggctatgaaagggacatcctggaaaggctcagtcgttcacaagcaaggatggagggaagttcaccactttgtgaaagaGGAAcatgtaaaactgttgttggtaaacacaatTTGTTGCTGTGTCTACATTTGGTATTACCAAATATCAGACTCAACCATGCAAAGCACGGCCTGACATGGACTGACGCCAAAGcgtgctgtggtctgacgagtcCTCATTTCAGATTGTTTTTGGAAACCATGATCATTGTGTGCTCTGggctgaggaggaaaaggacCACCCACACTGTAACAAGCTCAAAGTTCAACAGGCATGCAGCATGGTTAACGTGCACATCTGTGACGGCACCATTCATGCTGAGAGGCACATACAGGTTCTGGAGCAACAGGCTCCCATCCACATGTCTTTTCAGAGACGTCCCTCCTTATTCTCGCAAGACAATACAGTGGTAAACATGCCCttgtcacaacttttttggaatgtGCTGCAGGCATCAAAACAATAAGGTTTGCCAGTTTGAACATTAATTATCttttctttgtactgtattcatTTAAATATAAAAGAAAGGGATGATTTGAAATCACTGCATTCTATCTTTATGTTTTACACGGCAGCCCATCTTTTTTTCGGAAGCAGGGTTGAAAATTATCTATAGGATTTCTAAAAACATCCAGATTCAGCTGAGTCTACAAAGGCCTAATAACAAGATCTGCTGCAGCGGAGGAGGCGTTAAACACCGAACGAGAGGTGCCTCTTACTGGGAAAcgcttcaaaaaacaaaaagacagaaggaaatgACGCTTGTGTGAAAAGCTTTGGTGGAATTGAAAACTAGTTTGCAGGACTTAACTATATCAATCTGTGCATCTGCACCAAAACAGTGCAGGTAATATACCAAATAACTGTGAGAAATCAACTTTAACCGTTGTGCTGTCATAAAGGTGAGTGCTGTTGTTGCCCCTGTTATCAGTATTTTTCACATGGTTTATTCCAAGGATTCAACTTCATGGTATGCTCTGATCATTCTTTGAATACTAAACAGCGACACAGTTAGTGTGTGTACTAAAAATGCTCATGCTCCAGCAAAACAAAAGTCTTGACCAACATTCAAAGCTCTGATTTTATTCCACCTAATGCAGATGAACACGACTAAAAGACTGTCTGCTTTTTAAGTGCCTTTCTCCCTCAGTGGAGTTTCTTATTTTTAAAAGCTCAGTGATAACCAGTCAAACCTGTCACCATCATCTTCAGCTGAAAAGCCAAATCATTTCTACAAACACCCAGACTGCTCACTgttcttctttgcttttctcgAAGCCCTTCTCGAGCCCCGTTGCCAGACCGACGACCTCGTAACAATGCTCCGTCCCGGGTTCGGGCGAGTGGCCCACGGGGATGCAGTCATAGCCTTTGCCTGCGGAGCTCATGCGCTTCCTGTTGCGTGCGCCGGGCTGATAGAGCTGCATGGCAGGACGGTCCTGCAGGGAGACAAGAGAGCAGGGACATGGGAGAGACAAGCAGCACACAATTTGAATATCAACACATATACTCAgtcattttctttgtcctgcTTATTCCTTCGATGGGCCACACAGGTCTCAAGTGAGCCTGACCACTGATATCATTGTATATGCAAAAGTGTTATCTCTGCGCTGGCTTTAAGACCTTCAGCTCACGGCTGGAGGCAATGGGTGTCCTGAAAGAGAAGCTGTTTTTAtgacataaacacactgaaagtACAGACACATGAATCCTCTGAACTGGTAATCATCAAGATATCATGAGAGACAGAGCAATTAGTTGTCACCTTCCCCCCCACCTCATGCTCACCTTCTCGCTCACCTTGTTTCGGAGGCGTTCCTTCCTGTTACCCAggtcctccctgtcctcctttCCCAGTTTGTCTCCGCTGTCGGGACAGTAAGAATAGCCGTGATGGTGACCCTCTTTCTTGGCTCGGTCCTGGCAGTAGCCTTTCCCCCATTTGGTCTCATCTTTACGACGCATAAACTTGTCAAACTCATAGTGGTGTCGCTGTCgcttcctctcttcatctttccctctgtgatccttctctctctgtctgcggccgtgctgctccctctgctccttGTCACTCTCAGGCTGACCTCTAGTGGTCAGAGAGGAGATTGCAAAGACACCGGACGCATAGTTATTACACAGACAGTTGTTCTCATGAGAATTCCTGGTACCAGTTTACagacaggtgtttttttgtttgtcacaAGTTATTTGTTTCATAGCAGATCAAGTGAGGTGGAATCAGACTGCTTTTCCCATGTGTCTACGAAATCACATCCAGTGTTTGTACACCTTATCATTATCCAGTGAGTGCCTGCTTAGATTTGAATTTAGGTGTCATCACCTTTGTTTATCTAGATCAATAATTGTGCCCTTCATTATCTTATTATTGGTTAGGAACAGCATGTTAATGCTTTACAAATTATTTAATAAACCTGAAGATTGGCTGGTGTAATTAATCAGGACAGACCGCTCCTCTTGACTGCCTGACCCCTGACCTTCTGAAATAAATCTTCTGGCATTGAAAAGTGCAGGATTGATGTCTCATGGAAATATATGCATCAGTGCAGGCTTTACTGATCTGCTCAGTAAagcactgtgtgttttccactttATATTACCCCATtaagctgcagctgtaaatgCTGATATCTATATTTTATTGCAGTTGTTCCACAGCCTTCCTTCACAAGGTAAGAAATCCATTAAATGGGAGGGTCTCTTCAGGTCAAAATGACTTACTGTACAATTTAGATTACTCATGACTTGCTTGGATACCCTGAGTATCCCTGAATGTGAATTGGTACCAAATCTTTATTAGTGGCTTTTGACAGACCGCTGCTCAGCCACAGTGAACCATTTCACAGCACTTACTTTTCTTTGGAGTCTTTTGACTTCATTTGTCCTCCAGCTTTCTCCCatttgcctctgtctgtctccccaaTGTCACTTTTGTCCTTCATTCGATCTGAATCCACGTCATCGTCCCTGTCACTCTTCTTCAGGAGCTACAGCATGTGGATAATGTGAGATTTAACAGAATCCATATTTACATGCTACACAGTCcaaacatgaatgaaacaggATACTGTGAAAGCGTTCTGTGGGGATGAAGGATTACCTTAATTTTGATGTCCTTATCAGacagcttcttctgcttctctgcctctttccGCTTgcgcctctcctcctctcgtcgctttctcttttcctcctccctttgcCGTTTCTTTTCgagctctcttcttctcctctcctccctcttctcctctcttatTCTCTGGAAAGAAAGATGGCgcacatgaggaaaaaaatcttcACATGTTTTAAAACAGCGTGAGGGTATTAACGTcgaagaattttttttttcttccttacTTGTTTCtcaattttcttatttttgatGTACTCCAACAGCGGTGTCGTCCGTTTGGCTGAAAGCGAACCAAAGGATGAGAGGTAGACAGATGTTGAGCGCAGCTGCTACTGATATACGTCTGAACCTTGAAACGTATCCTAATGGTTCCCTATAAAATAATCCTCTGTGCATCTGTACTGTACCTATGAGCTCTCTGGTCTTGGCCTCTATCTCTCCCAGCAGAGTCTCAGGGTTGGCCATAGACTTCTCCTCATCACATGAGTAATTCTCCAAGAACCGCTTATATTCTGGGTCTGACAGGGCCAGAATGAATATTAATGAAAGCAGCATATGTTTGATCAtcaaaaaataccaaatattGATTTACTGTCTTAAATCCAGGAGGAGAGAATATATTTCCAACCTAATATTCAGTCTACTGCACATCAGGACTGCACATCACTTCTTATGATGGCTCAAGCTTTGTATTTCAGTACCTTCTTCGATGCTCCCCGCTTTGGCATCTTTCTTTTTTAGCTTCTTCTTGGAGATTTTCTGGAAGGGAGCAAACTCTACCACAGCAGGATACTCCTGACCTGAGTCAATATTGAAACAAAAGGCAGCTCATCATTTAACAGACCCGCTATCAGATAGTAACAATGGCAACAAAAGCTCTAAAGCCACCTCTCTGTCCATAATATTCAGCCTGTagctgtaaaacaaacatgcttttgtttgcatttaatATAGTAGAACAGATTGCACTGTGCGCCCATGTTCATCACCTCTGCACCagccacaaagacaaactgaattCAAAGAAACTCATGAAATACCCTTGTTGTCAATGAAGACATAACCATCAAATCGGTCCCTGAACAGCAGGATATCTTCAGGGTTTTTAAAGTT is a window encoding:
- the upf3a gene encoding regulator of nonsense transcripts 3A isoform X2, translated to MRSEKDQMTAGKEKSVVEIQFRDAREQENTPPKQKEEKKEIFTKVVLRRLPPNLSKDQLEEQLSPLPSYDYFEFFPADQSLYPHLFSRAYINFKNPEDILLFRDRFDGYVFIDNKGQEYPAVVEFAPFQKISKKKLKKKDAKAGSIEEDPEYKRFLENYSCDEEKSMANPETLLGEIEAKTRELIAKRTTPLLEYIKNKKIEKQRIREEKREERRRRELEKKRQREEEKRKRREEERRKRKEAEKQKKLSDKDIKIKLLKKSDRDDDVDSDRMKDKSDIGETDRGKWEKAGGQMKSKDSKEKGQPESDKEQREQHGRRQREKDHRGKDEERKRQRHHYEFDKFMRRKDETKWGKGYCQDRAKKEGHHHGYSYCPDSGDKLGKEDREDLGNRKERLRNKDRPAMQLYQPGARNRKRMSSAGKGYDCIPVGHSPEPGTEHCYEVVGLATGLEKGFEKSKEEQ
- the upf3a gene encoding regulator of nonsense transcripts 3A isoform X1, which encodes MRSEKDQMTAGKEKSVVEIQFRDAREQENTPPKQKEEKKEIFTKVVLRRLPPNLSKDQLEEQLSPLPSYDYFEFFPADQSLYPHLFSRAYINFKNPEDILLFRDRFDGYVFIDNKGQEYPAVVEFAPFQKISKKKLKKKDAKAGSIEEDPEYKRFLENYSCDEEKSMANPETLLGEIEAKTRELIAKRTTPLLEYIKNKKIEKQRIREEKREERRRRELEKKRQREEEKRKRREEERRKRKEAEKQKKLSDKDIKIKLLKKSDRDDDVDSDRMKDKSDIGETDRGKWEKAGGQMKSKDSKEKGQPESDKEQREQHGRRQREKDHRGKDEERKRQRHHYEFDKFMRRKDETKWGKGYCQDRAKKEGHHHGYSYCPDSGDKLGKEDREDLGNRKERLRNKVSEKDRPAMQLYQPGARNRKRMSSAGKGYDCIPVGHSPEPGTEHCYEVVGLATGLEKGFEKSKEEQ